The Calditrichota bacterium genome segment ACGTAGTGCAGCAGAAATGCCTCCCGCGTCTTCGGCTCCTGAGGCGACCCTTGCGCCGGTCCGCCTTGGTGCGATAGGATCAAGTGCTGAACCTGGTCGAGCAACTCCGGTGGAAAGCCCTCGATCGCTGCGGCGCGCTCGCCGACCCATTGCACCGCGAGCGGGATATGTCCTACCAGTCGCCCACGGTCGGAGTACTCGAAGTGCCGTTCAAAGGAATACTCCTCGACCTTTCCAATGTCGTGAAGAACCGCACCGGCGATTAGCAAGTCACGGTCGATGTCGGGGTAGTGCATCGCCAGCCGCCGGCAAAGCATGACCATCGAAAGGGTATGCTCGAGAAGCCCGCCGAGCCGGTTGTGGTGCCATAACTTCCCGGCTGGAGCCCGCATAAAAGCCGGGCGAATAGTCTCATCGGTCAGAAATCCTTCAAGCAACTGCTTCAGATGCGGGTTCTTTAAACGCCTGACTACTCGTTCCAGTTTATCCATTAGAACCGCCGGATCGGCATCAATCGCGGGAACGA includes the following:
- a CDS encoding HD domain-containing protein, which translates into the protein MSEPYRGLKEYQAGETFTGFLVLRKIELRSKRDGGWFLHLELGDRSGRLTGNLWEDAEQLHRSLREGDIVKVQGKIGLFEGRRQFNIQRIRKAREDDPVVEGNLVPAIDADPAVLMDKLERVVRRLKNPHLKQLLEGFLTDETIRPAFMRAPAGKLWHHNRLGGLLEHTLSMVMLCRRLAMHYPDIDRDLLIAGAVLHDIGKVEEYSFERHFEYSDRGRLVGHIPLAVQWVGERAAAIEGFPPELLDQVQHLILSHQGGPAQGSPQEPKTREAFLLHYVDEIDSKMDAYRRLIADRLPGERWKFVELLGRHLDLGPEATGDAGPAGG